A stretch of the Panicum virgatum strain AP13 chromosome 9N, P.virgatum_v5, whole genome shotgun sequence genome encodes the following:
- the LOC120693499 gene encoding dirigent protein 1-like produces MACWKLSSMLMALLLAIAAGPGTTRPVVAATSAAAHLHFYMHDVTGGPSPTAVRVVNGPRGTFGNTVVIDDELTEGTSPSSASVGRAQGYYMVASVSNLELMVNMNVVLTNGLYAGSSLTVVGRDDVSTPVRELSVVGGTGQFRMARGYVLWKTVTPEILDLEVFVNP; encoded by the coding sequence ATGGCTTGCTGGAAGCTCTCCTCTATGCTGATGGCGCTCCTCctggccatcgccgccggccctgGGACGACGCGGCCGGTGGTGGCtgcgacgtcggcggcggcccacCTGCACTTCTACATGCACGACGTGACGGGTGGCCCGTCGCCCACGGCGGTGCGTGTGGTCAACGGGCCGCGCGGCACCTTCGGCAACACGGTGGTGATCGACGACGAGCTGACGGAGGGCACGTCACCGTCGTCGGCCTCGGTGGGCCGCGCGCAGGGCTACTACATGGTGGCGTCCGTGTCCAACCTGGAGCTCATGGTGAACATGAACGTCGTGCTCACGAACGGGCTGTACGCCGGCAGCTCGCTGACGGTGGTGGGGCGCGACGATGTGAGCACGCCGGTGCGGGAGCTCTCAGTGGTCGGCGGCACGGGGCAGTTCAGGATGGCGCGCGGCTACGTGCTCTGGAAGACCGTCACCCCCGAGATACTCGACCTCGAGGTCTTCGTCAACCCTTGA